A stretch of Peptococcaceae bacterium 1198_IL3148 DNA encodes these proteins:
- a CDS encoding spore coat protein CotJB, producing MSNQTLDRRCMRLLQELMEWGFVRYELQLFLDTHPRDRRAFEEYCRAARRVHELTMEYERYCGPLMLHGHCPEGYPWQWIETPWPWEIEY from the coding sequence ATGTCTAATCAAACTTTAGATAGAAGATGCATGAGATTATTGCAGGAGTTAATGGAATGGGGCTTTGTGCGCTACGAGTTACAGCTTTTCTTAGATACACACCCCAGAGATAGAAGGGCCTTTGAGGAATATTGCAGAGCAGCCCGCAGAGTTCACGAACTAACTATGGAGTATGAACGGTATTGTGGACCGTTAATGCTTCACGGTCATTGCCCCGAGGGCTATCCTTGGCAGTGGATTGAAACACCATGGCCATGGGAAATAGAATATTAG